acactggagtgataaatgatcagatggtcatgtacaggtagagatattggtgtgcaaagagtagaaaagtaaataaataaaaacagtatggggatgaggtaggtgaaaatgggtgggctatttaccaatagaccatgtacagctgcagcgatcggttagatGCTCAGATGTTAGctgctctgtctatcactactgatACCTGCTCTGTCaatcactactgttacctgctctgtcaagcactactgttacctgctctgtctagcaccactgttacctgctctgtctagcactactgttacctgctctgtctagcactactgttacctgctctgtctagcactactgttacctgctctgtctagcaccactgttacctgctctgtctatctctactgttacctgctctgtctatcactactgttacctgctctgtctaccaactgttacctgctctgtctactcactgttacctgttctgtctgccCACTTTTACCTTTTCTGTCttgcactactgttacctgctctgtctaactactgttacctgctctgtctagcactactgttacctgctctgtctaacactactgttacctgctctgtatAGCACTACTGTTATCTGGTCTGTCTACTCACTGTTACCTGTGCTGTCTAGCagtactgttacctgctctgtctagcaccactgttacctacCCAGTCTACCTACTGTTGCCTGTTctgatccgggtcacggcaccaatgtaacagtatagcttccgtccctctcctcaccccaacctgTGCTCAatccagggaccctctgcacacatcaacaacagccaccctcgaagcatggtttgccatcgcgccacaaaagctgcggcccttgcagagcaagatgaacaactacttcaaggtctcagagcaagtgacgtcaccgattgaaacgctattggAGCGCActaccgctaactagctagccatttcacataggTTCATCAAGCACCACTGTTAACTGCTCAGTCTACCCAATGTTACTTGTTTAGCACCTCTCTTACCTGCTTTGTCTAGCACCattgttacctgctctgtctagcacttctgttccctgctctgtctacccactgttacctgctctatctagcaccactgttacctgctctgtctatcactactgttacctgctctgtctagcaccactgttacctgctctgtctagcaccactgttacctgctctgtctagcaccactgttacctgctctgtctagcaccactgttacctgctctgtctagcaccactgttacctgctctgtctaacaccactgttacctgctctgtctagcaccactgttacctgctctgtctatcactactgttacctgctctgtctagcaccactgttacctgctctgtctagcaccactgttacctgctctgtctagcactactgttacctgctctgtctagcaccactgttagctgctctgtctaccctctgttccctgctctgtctaccctctgttccctgctctgtctaccctctgttacctgctctgtctaactaccgttacctgttctgtctagcacAATTGATACCTGCTCTGTCTTACTACTcttacctgttctgtctaactACTGTTACCTATTCTGTCTAGCACAATtgatacctgctctgtctagcactactgttaccGGCTCTGTCTACCCACTGTTATCTGTTTTGTCTaacactactgttacctgctctgtctaactactgttacctgttctgtctaacactactgttacctgctctgtctaactactgttacctgttctgtctaacactactgttacctgctctgtctaactACTGTTACCTCTTCTGTCTAGCACAATTGatacctgctctgtctaactactgttacctgctctgtctagcactactgttacttgctctgtctaactactgttacctgctctgtctagcaccacctttgcctgctctgtctaccctctgttccctgctctgtctaccctctgttacctgctctgtctaactaccgttacctgttctgtctagcacAATTGATACCTGCTCTGTCTTACTACTcttacctgttctgtctaactACTGTTACCTATTCTGTCTAGCACAATtgatacctgctctgtctagcactactgttaccGGCTCTGTCTACCCACTGTTATCTGTTTTGTCTaacactactgttacctgctctgtctaactactgttacctgttctgtctaacactactgttacctgctctgtctaactactgttacctgctctgtctagcactactgttacctgctctgtctaactACTGTTACCTATTCTGTCTCGCACAATtgatacctgctctgtctagcacttctgttccctgctctgtctacccactgttacctgctctatctagcaccactgttacctgctctgtctatcactactgttacctgctctgtctatcactactgttacctgttctgtctagcactactgttacctcctctgtctagcaccactgttacctgctctgtctagcaccactgttacctgctctgtctagcaccactgttacctgctctgtctagcaccactgttacctgctctgtctagcaccactgttacctgctctgtctatcactactgttacctgctctgtctagcaccactgttacctgctctgtctagcaccactgttacctgctctgtctagcgctactgttacctgctctgtctagcaccactgttagctgctctgtctatcactactgttacctgctctgtctagcaccactgttacctgctctgtctagcaccactgttacctgctctgtctagcaccactgttagctgctctgtctagcactactgaaacctgctctgtctaccaactgttacctgctctgtctagcaccacctttacctgctctgtctaccctctgttccctgctctgtctaccctctgttacctgctctgtctaactaccgttacctgttctgtctagcacAATTGATACCTGCTCTGTCTTACTACTcttacctgttctgtctaactACTGTTACCTATTCTGTCTAGCACAATtgatacctgctctgtctagcactactgttaccGGCTCTGTCTACCCACTGTTATCTGTTTTGTCTaacactactgttacctgctctgtctaactactgttacctgttctgtctaacactactgttacctgctctgtctaactactgttacctgttctgtctagcacaattgatacctgctctgtctaactactgttacctgctctgtctagcactactgttacctgctctgtctaactACTGTTACCTATTCTGTCTCGCACAATtgatacctgctctgtctagcactactgttaccGGCTCTGTCTACCCACTGTTATCTGTTTTGTCTaacactactgttacctgctctgtctaactactgttacctgttctgtctaacactactgttacctgctctgtctagctactgttacctgttctgtctagcacaattgatacctgctctgtctaactactgttacctgctctgtctagcactactgttacctgctctgtctaactACTGTTACCTATTCTGTCTCGCACAATtgatacctgctctgtctagcactactgttacctgctctgtctacccactgttacctgctctatCTAGCACCACTGTTATCTGTTTTGTCTAACACCACTGTTACCTCCTCTGTCTtacactactgttacctgttctgtctacccacTGTTATCTGTTTTGTCTAACACTACTGTTACCTCCTCTGTCTtacaccactgttacctgctctgtctacctaCTTTCACCTGCTCTGACTAGCACTTTTAGTAAATGTATTAGGATcctctgccaaggcagcagatactcttcctgaggtccaaACATGTGATTGGTccttctatacacacacacacacacacactgatgaatTGAAATAGCATTGTTTAGATGAACACTCACACACCCGACTGGGAGGTTTGGACATTTTTAAAAGCTGTATTCTCCCCTCTAGTGGTCACATGCAAGAACAAacacatgttacacacacacacacacacacacacacacacgcacacacacactacacacacacacaacctaaagGCATGGGGACCATAATACTTGTGATCATAAGCATGCATTTAAAGGTAATTGTCGATTTACTTGCATGTGACAGAAAACTAAATTGAATCTGATCCCATAAAATAACATGGCACACGTTAGCCCTTTGCTAACCTCACCAAGTGGCAGTGATTACATCCTGGCACAACCAGTTCAATTTGGAGACGTTGTGGGATGTGTTCCAACACATTCCACATCATGGAATCGTCCTTAACATCAGTCCAACATTATGCTCTGATAAGCAAACCAACTTGGCTATCACATCTGCATTGCTGTTTGGCATTTTAGCTGGGGTTTCTTTACAGGACTTTGTGAGATCAGATGATGtaaaaaaggctttataaatatatttgattgattgatttgagtGACTGCTCAAATTGCTCTTTGTGTTTTGCCTAGTTCATGTAATTAACTCAGATTGTGGCATAATTCTGACAATAATTATagcctcctgattcctgcttacaagctaaatctacagcaggaagtaccagtgactctgGTAAAATGACACGGATGCTAAtccacaggactgttttgctggaATATGTttcaggattcatccaatggcattgaggagtataccacctcagtcatcggcttcatcaatgaATTAATTGACGACGTCATCcctacagtgactgtacgtacatatcccaaccagaagccatggattacaggcaaaatcGCAACAAGCTAAAGGctggagctgccgctttcaaggagtgggacattAATCCGggcgcttataagaaatcccgctttgccctcagacgaaccatcaaacaagccaagcgtcaatacaggattaagaatGAATCCCAATACACCGGCCCTGACGCTCATCGGACGCTCGTCGGAtgatctgcaactggatcctggacttcctgacgggccgccccaaggtggtaagggtaggcaacaacatgtctgccacgctaatcctcaacaTTGGGTCCCCTCAGGAGTGTGTacttagtcctctcctgtactctctgtttacccACAACTCTGTGGCCAAAcactactccaacaccatcattaagtttgctgacgacacaacagtgctcctacacctgcattgcttgctgtttggggttttaggctgggtttctgtacagcactttgtgacatcagctgaaataagaagggctttataaataaatttgattggtaggcctgatcaccgacgacgatgagacagcctatagggaggaggtcagagacctggcagtgtggtgccaggacaacaacctctccttcaatgtgagcaagacaaaggagctgatcatggactacaggaaagggtgaaccgaacaggcccccattaacatcgatgtaatggagcgggtcgagagtttcaagttccttggtgtcaccaatgaactatcatggtccaaacacaccaagacagacgtgaagaggacacgacaacacCTTCcccttcaggaggctgaaaagatttagcatgggtccccagaaccttcaaaagttctacagctgcaccatcgagagcattctgaccagttgcatcgctgtatggcaactgctcggcatctgaccgtaaagcgctacagagggtagtgcgtacggcctgGCAGTGTGGTCTTGTgtacggcgcatgtgacaaataaagtttgatttgatttggagggGTTGAAACGCACATGAGTCCCCACCCTTTGAAATGTGGATGTACATGTAGTCTATTGGGTTAGTGTGTTGAAAAGGGAGGTAGCCAACAgcttgaaaatgtataaaaaggAATTTCTGCCTTGCACTCAAACACATTACTTTCGCCTAATAAACATATTgcaggctatattacatggacctgTACACCTAAATGTAAGCCCACATTTTATGCATTTTTATAATCATCTGCTTAGTCACATACAGTGTGTTATTCACTGGAGGAGGACCCAAAGTGTACAGTAAAAATCATTTGCACTCTCAGTATCATCATACAGATGGCAGTATTGCAGTTTGAGTCGGCAGTCAATGTAGGAAGACTCTTCATTAGTATATACATGTAGGCCTACAATGTTTTATAGTTTATgcataattataataattttaaTCGACCATTGAAGGACCGAGCTGGAACAGTTTTTTCCTGAGAAAAAAAGCTTGATGCGAAGTGGGCTCAAACCCAGGGTTAAAACACACTCTCAATTACGAGTGACCGCTTTAGTAGTGGGTGCCACCTAGAAACAGTTAATAGTTAAAGAAAACAATTAAGGTTGCGCGAATGATAACCTATATGACTCCTAGGATTttcgtttatttatttttttacaatgtacGATAAACTTTCTTGGAAGGACCTAATTTATATTTTTCCCATAAAAACACATGGATGTGTGTGAAACAGACATGATATATTTGATAGGTGGAAGAAGACGTTGTGCCAGGATCATGTAATCAGTGCCGCCTGGTGCTACGTACCTCGTTATCTGATGGGACGAGATAGAATTTAGAGTTTGGTCACATCCAAGTAAATCAAACATTTTAATTGCCTGACTCATTTTGTGCATAAGAACATGAGGTGCGTTCAGTTCGCTTGAATGATTGCTACATTGCGGAACGGTTTCTACTGAATACCACTTTCCCCAAAACCTTATTGGATAGACTTTAAGGTACGTTGACTTTGCTCCCGTTTGGCGGTTTTGGCGAGGTGTGGCTTGACACAGTGAATGACGTTTTTAAACGGCGGTGACCATGCTGACATTGATCCCCAAGCCACAACCCAACCCCTCCCCGTTTTTCAACTGGTCTTTCAGTACAGCGTCCATTTCCGTTCAATTGTACGTTCCAGAACGTAAAAATGTACTGAATGCAGCCTGGTTTAACTTTAAATGCGTGCTTATGTTCACATGTATCGACAAATGTTGTTTATGTTATGAATTAATCAACAACATTGTTCTACAAAACAAGGAGAGAAGGACAGCAGTGACCTCCTAGCCTTTTGATTGGACATCAACACCTTGACACCTCTCATAGGACTACAACACCCCCTGGACAGGGGGAATAGGTGTTATAGGATGTCTTCGCTACTGTCAGAaccaaacactgacacacaccgaACACATGCACagatgcccacacacacacactgactagatgATTCCCTGATTTTCAGGGGAGAAAGTATATTTAATTTCTTCCTGGTACGGGACCTCCTATATACCTGCTATATATCAAACATTTTtgtttgccatcattgtaaataataaattgttcttaactgacttgcctagttaaataaaaatctcTGCCTTGGGCAAAGTATCGGTGTTCTCATCGAACCACATAGCATTTTTGGAGCGAAGGCTATAACGTTACCACCCGTTTTCAAGTACATTACTTCTCTTTTCATGCCTCTGACATGTGCTAATgataaaaaaaaagtgttataaTAGCCTACAGTGTTCTTGACATGTTGCGTTAATTATTATGATAGGCTCATGTTTTTACCGGTATGGCGTAACCTCACTATTTATTTTGCCGGGACGCCTTACCGGACCGTACATCCTTTTACTTTGACCACGGTTGATTTTATTTATCCATGGGAAATTCTTTATTCTGGCACGAGCCCCTTCCCGTACCTACCCTACACTACGTAAGACTGAACGTGACTTTCCTATTTGCTGATATTTTTTCTGTCCTCATCATGCCCCGTTGCCAAACAAAAAAGCCACGTTGACGATCTGGACTGAAGTCGACTGCTGCTGTTTTTCCCAGAAAATAGATCTAAACGAGCGTTTTTCACTCTTCCGAAATATATAAATTAGATTACAGATGTCTTCGCCTCCGAAGGAAAAAATCGAGACCAAAGGAGGACATCTCCCGGCTGGTATTAAACCTTATGTTGCTTTTTACAGCACAAACATCGCTTTTGTTTTCATGGTTCAACCAACATTGTATCTCTGTATACGCATTAGGCCTATGTCAATAATGGTGTTGGGCAACGTTAGTTAGATACACACTACTCAAGGAGCTAGACTAACATTTGTGTGCTGTAGAACGACATCTGAAAGCTTAcgaaatattttttgttgttgttgcctgcCGCTAAGTCTGATTTCCCTAATAACGCATTACGCCTGTACATTGAGATCTAACATTGCACATGTTGCCAATGTTTTATTGCCGGTGCGCCATCAATCCTAGGCCTGTATCTTCTATTGTGGCCTAGTTAGTATAGTGGAAGCTACCGTATgaagcctgggtgccagtctgtttggtTGTCATTCCACTTATTGCTGTAGGTTTGAcatgacaattccataaggagttggcaagagagcagaaacagactggcatccaGGCTATGTAGCGGAAGTCTATGTGTGGGATCTGATAACAGTCCTAAGGAGTAGCCTACGTGGACATAGAAAGTAGGGCACATAGCCATAACTGACTAAAGATTACAAGTAGCTACTAGCTAATGTTGCTAGGACTGCCAGGTGGTGAAAAGACATGATCTTATTAGTAGGATATGCCTTGTCTTAAAATACTCTAAGGGTGTTTTCATACAATTTTTGTTAATTTAGTAGGGTTCGCTTAATTTCTTGTCCAATGTGAACGTTCCATACGGGGTCTGAGTTTGATTTGCTTGAAATCCTCAGTCCggttttccttttttttttttagggcAATGTGAACACAAAGCTCCCCATGTCCGTTTGTCATTATTCCAGCACCACACACTAgtctactgcaacactgtttcccctacCATAACCCCTCACATTGGTGTCACAATTGAAAGAAGATTTTGTGGGTTTGTAGAAACTAAACGTGTTCTGTTTTGGGATATTGATTAGCAATTGTCAAGGATGCACAGAAATGCCAAAATATGAGTTTTTAGGTTATTTGTTTACAGTATGTGATATATAGGCTAAGAGAGCTTCATAAGATGTTTATTGATTGTGGCGTTTGAATAGTGTGAAGACAACAGGGTACAAAAATAAATTGTAGCTCATTCAATTACAGCATTATTTAATCTGCAGTTATTCTTTTGCTATTTATTCTGTTACCAATAATATTGGCATGTTAATAGTATCTTCTGATTATGATGATTGGAATCTTTTAACTAAATGCAATTGCTTTGCTCCCAAAATGTAAGTAGGCATATAGCTTTCTGACCAGATGGATGACTTttcctgcacattgtaaaaaccCAGAGTGCATTGAGTGAATGTTGGAAAAAGATCTTGGTTCCTTTCTAAACATAGCAATGTGAAGGCAAATAGGACTCAAACCACAAAATAGTTGGTTGGGAACTGGCAGAAGAGTTGAGTCCTCATTCAAGGCCAATGTGAAGAGAACAGAGTTCTTTAGTGTGTTTTTTTACCCCAGAGTTCACTTTAATGAGGACTGAGATCGGTTATTTTAAAGAGGATTATATGTGAATACCTTAAGTATTGTTTTTGACCAAGTCCACCTCTTCTGCAGGTGGGCCTGTAGCCTTTTAGGCTGATTATCTGACTGTCTGTGGTTAATTTTACGGCTTTGGCAAAGGGATTTATTTTTTTTGCGCCTCAGCCTTTTGTCCACACTACCCTAATGTagcatttcccaaactcggtcctggggaacTGCATATTTTGGTTGTTGCCCTAGCACCAGACAGCTGATAAAAATAATGAAagtttgatgatgagttgattatttgaatcagctgtgttgtgctaGGGCAACAAAAACAAAATGCGCAGCctttggggtccccaggaccgagtttgggaaacactgcctaATGTGTGTAGGTGTTAATGTATAACAGTGATAAAGATGTGTGTTGATGTGAATTCATTGTGTGTGACAGTGAAGGCAGGGGGGATGAGGATCGTGCAGAAGCACCAGGGAGCAGCTCCACCTGAGCCACCTCCTGTCAAGGACAAGGACGACGAGGAGTTTGTGGAGGAgcctaggtaacacacacacacaaaatagttttaaaaaatggaaaagtggagcGTGTATGTATTCACTccttttgctatgaagcccctaaatgagacctggtgcaaccaattaccttcaaagtcacataatttgttagattgcacacaggtggactttaagtgtcacatgatctgtcacatgatctcagtatatacatacatacgtacgtacgtacattcTCTGCCCTATGCCCACTCTCTAGCCATTATTattatgtacatacatacatacgtacgtacTCTCTAGCCTTTATTattatgtacatacatacatacgtacgtacTCTCTAGCCTTTATTattatgtacatacatacattctctGCCCTATGCCCACTCTCTAGCCATTATTattatgtacatacatacatacgtacgtacTCTCTAGCCTTTATTattatgtacatacatacatacgtacgtacatacattCTCTGCCCTATGCCCACTCTAGCCATTATTATTatgtacatacatacgtacatacgtacCCACTCTCTAGCCATTATTATTatgtacatacatacgtacatatgtatgtatgtatgtatgtatgtttggtGTTTTTCATTAGTCCAACGTGTTAAAGAATTTGAGAGGAGCGTTGTTAAATTGTGTTGTGTTTATAGTGTCCGTTTTCACATCAAAGTGCACCACTTTTAATTTAAAGACTTTATTTATGCCCACTCTCTAGCCATTCTCTGCCCTATGCCCACTCTCTAGCCATTattattatgtatgtatgtacgtacgtacgtacgtacgtacgttctgaaaggccccagagtctgcaacaccactaagcaaggagcaccaccaagcaagtggcaccatgaagaccaaggagctctccaaacaggtcatggACAaaattgtggagaagtacagatcggggttgggttctaaaaaatatctgaaatgttgaccatcccacagagcaccactAAATCCGTTATTAACAAATGgcaagaatatggcaccacaaccaacctgccaagagagggccgcccaccaaaactcacagccTTTGAAGGAGGGCATAATGGAGGCAGCAAAGAGACCAACGATAACCCTGAAAaatctgcaaagctccacagcagaga
The window above is part of the Oncorhynchus masou masou isolate Uvic2021 chromosome 30, UVic_Omas_1.1, whole genome shotgun sequence genome. Proteins encoded here:
- the LOC135522736 gene encoding death-associated protein 1 homolog, translating into MSSPPKEKIETKGGHLPAVKAGGMRIVQKHQGAAPPEPPPVKDKDDEEFVEEPSPPKPTVVVSGVVTKGDKDFTPAAAQVAHQKPQPSVTKMPQNQHLTQQIHQPRK